The stretch of DNA GTCGACCGACCGTCGTCTCGAGGCCGAACTGGGCGGCATTCTTCTCGGAGGCGGTCATGACATCCCGACGGCATGCATCCTGGCGTAACGCGAAACGCAACATGTCATCCCCCCGACGTTCCAGGACGGCCGCCTGAAAATGGAGGAGTTTGTCATGCAGTGATATGTCCGGCACACGTGAGAGCAAGGCCTCGAAATGCGGCTCGCATAATCCAGCACGGTCCTCAAATTTCGCCCGACCATCTTCAAGATCCACCGCGAATTTAGACAGGAAATCAGCCGCGCGACGCGCGGCGACATCACAGGCCGGGCACGTCGCTCGTTCCACTAGCAAAAGACTGTCACCGCTATGGTTGATCTGCTCTTCGGCCCTTTGACGTAGGCGTTGCGCTTTCTGCAGCAACAGCGGGCCGAACGCTGTGCAGACTTCGCGTGGCGCGGCCAAATTACTAAAGGCCCGTGCATGGTCCGGACAAAGTCCACCGGCAGACAGAAAGTTGTCCCGTGTTGGCGCATGGATGCGCAAATTATGCTGCAACGCTGTCAGATAATGGAACACGCTGCGCTCGACGTGTTCGCATATGGCGCATCCCGGCAGATCGTCCGGCAGAGTGGGGTGCCCGATCGGGAGACCTGTCTCGTCATCCTGGTCATGGGCAATACAGGCGCGGAGTGACATCAGGCGCGCCTGCGCCGCGTCAGTACCATCGCCAGTTTCTTCGTCCAATGCGGCGCCGATCCTGTCGCACATGGATTGGAGAAACACGCTCTGACGATCGTGGAGCAGGAAATCTATCAGGCTGCGTTCCAGCGGCAAGACTCCGGAAACTTCCAAGGCAGCGTTGTCATGGCGGAGCCGCGCCACCAACGCTTCACGCGCGGTCAGCGCAAAGATCGGCGTCTGCGGATCGAAGCCCGCATCAGTAATGGCGGTTCGAAACTGCCGGGTGATGAGATCATGATCAATCCGATGGGCAAGATCGGCTTTGTTCAATACCGCGAACAAGGGCCGTCCGCTTCGATGAATCTCCGAGAGCAGGGCTGTCTCGTCTGCCGTCACCGTCCCGTCAAAACCCGAGACCAGGATGAACGCGTCGATTTGTTCGAGAAAGGCTTGTGTCGTGTGCGTATTGGCACGGATCCGCGATCCCAGGCCGGGCGTATCGACAAATCGAAAGCCTTGCCGCAAGATCTCTGCGGGAAGCTGGATTTCCGCCTCCGCGACCCGGCGCACGTTGCCGGGATTGCCGCGTTCGGTAATATAATCCGTCAGCCGGGAGAGCGGGATGTCCTCGATGAGCGATGTTCCCGCAAAGCGCAACACCGCCTGGGCAACAGACCCATAAACCACGCTGGTGATCACGGACGTCAAAGGCTCGCGACCCATCGGCAGCCGGTCGGTGCCCATCATCGCGTTCATGAGAGTCGATTTGCCGCGGCTGTATCGACCGACGACCGCGAGGTTGAAGCGATCTTCGGACAGGCGTTCAAAAAGCTCACGGTTGCGCAAGGCGTGCTCCGAATGCCAAGGCACTGCGCGAAGCACATCCGCCAGTTGGTATTTGTAGTTTTGATAGCGGCGAATGTTCATGGTTCGCCGCTCCAGTTCCGCGCCAGCGTGTCTGAACACCGGCATACATGTCCGAAGGGATCGTGGGTCGGCACGCGCGCGCGGATGGACGACCACGCGCTCACGTGGACGCTCCCCCTGGATGCAGATGCCCGCACTCGTTGATATGCTGCACGAGCCAGCCCGCGCCTTTCGCCTCGAACGCGCTGATCCCGCAAGGATCCGATCGAAAATGCCAGTATCGGCGCAGAGGAAGTTCGAGGATCGAGAGAATGACCACCCGGATGATACTGTCGTGCGTTACGACAATAATCGTGCCGTCTGCCGATGCAACGATCGGGGATAACGCTGTCATGACCCTGACGGCGACCGCATCCAGCGTGTCTCCGTCTGGAATGACCGCGATATCCGGTGTCGTCATCCAGGCGTCATAGGCTTTCGGATCGGCGCTTTGAACTTCTTCGTGCGAACGGCCCTGCCAGGCGCCGTAGTTCATATCGGTCAGTTCAGGAAGCAGGATCGGCGACAGCCCATGCGGCCTGGCAAGGCAGGATGCCGTATCGGAGCATCGCCCGAGCGGGCTGGAAAGAACCGTTTTGACATCGTCCAGAGAGGCCAGATAGCGCCCGGTCAAACGCGCTTGCTGTTGGCCAGCCTCCGTCAGCGCCAGTTCCTGCGTGCCGCGGAAGGTTGGTGGCGCAATACCCGGCACGGCGCCATGACGGACAAGAACAAGACGACACGTCGTCTCTGGCGCTTTCAATACTGGCGAACGATGATCCTGAGACATCACATACTCCTATCGCCTGCGGCCTGCGCAATCGAATAGGAGTCATCAGCCCTACGGGCGGTTACAAGGAGGAACCCCATCTCCTTTGTCTCGTCCGCGACGGTAGTCGTCTGCCCGCATCGACGTCAAGAAGAAAGATCACCTGTCAAGAGTTCTTGGCAATGGAATAATGGAATATTCGAGAGCCTTGACCACGCTCTGGACTGATCTTGGGACGCCGCCGGGACGGTCATGCGATACTGAGTCGACGTTCTGCTGAACCGCTGGAGCTATACGGTTCCCTGGGGCACGATCATCATCAACGTCCCGCGTTCCTTCGCCATTGCGTTCTTCGGCACCGCGGCACTGGCCGGTGGCCGCTTTCCGGCCGCTGATGTCGTCCGACTCGTTTTCATGGTGGGCATTTGCGGCGGGTATACGACGCTTTCGTCGTTCAGCCGGCAAACACTCGATCTGCTGCGCAACGGCGCATCAGGCCGGGCAGTAATCAATATCGGTCTCTCGGTGTTTCTCTGCATTCTCGCCGCCGCCATCGGCTTCTGGAGTGCCGAGGCCATGACCCGGAACGTTCCGAACCCCACTCCTATTGGACTTGTGACGATTTTGTTCCGGTGCATTGAGCGTTTTAAGCTTGATCAGGAGAGGCACGAGATCATGGCTGTGAAACAAACGAAAGAATTTCGCCGTGAGGCGGTGAGGATTGCCCTGAACAGCGGTCTGTCCCGCAAGCGGGTGGCAACTGATCTGGGGATTGGCAAATCGACGCTGGGACATTGGGTTTCGCAGTATCGAACCGCCGATCTGTCAACACCTGAACCACAGGCAGACCTGGCCCGTGAGAACGAGCGTTTGCGCCTTGAGAACCGCGTCCTGCGGGAGGAGAGGAAAATCTTAAAAAAGGCCACGCAGTTCTTCGCGAGACAAAAGCCATGAGGTTCGCCTTCATCTGTGAGCATCGTGACCGCTGGTCCATCGACAGACTGTGTCGGGTTTTGCGAGTCTCCACACGCGGCTATCGCGCCTGGATTTCCAGACCCGTTTGCCAACGTCAGCGCACCGACCTGAAGGTCCTGGCGCATATCCGGGAGCATTATGCCCTGAGCAATCAAACCTATGGCCGTCCCCGGATGACCGCGGAACTCAAAGAGGCGGGGCTCAATGTCGGTGAGCGTCGCGTCGGACGGCTGATGAAAGTCAACGGCATCCGTCCTGTGCGCACACGCCGGCATAAAGTCACGACCGACAGTCGGCACGCTCTCGCTTTCGCGGATAATGTTATAAACGGTAATTTCCTGGCCAACGCCCCTAATCGGAAATGGGCTGGTGACATCAGCTACATTTGGACCAACGAAGGCTGGCTTTATCTGGCCGTCGTCATCGACCTGTTCAGTCGTCGCGTCATCGGCTGGGTGGCAAGTGACCGGATGAAAAAGGATATCGCCATCCGGGCGCTCGAAATGGCAGTACGTCTGCGCAATCCGTCGCCCGGATGCGTCTTCCACTCTGATCGTGGCAGCCAATATTGCTCACACGATTTCCAGAAGAAACTGACGGAATGCAGGATGGTGCCATCCATGTCCGGCAAGGAAAACTGCTTCGATAATGCCGCCGTCGAAACCTTCTTCAAAACTCTGAAGGCTGAATTGCTCTGGCGACAGATCTGGCCAACGCGGCGGCAGGCAACCGCCGTCATCTTCCAATACATCAACGGATTTTATAATCCGCAGCGGCGCCATTCATACCTCGGCAGCATTAGAACGCTCGCTTTCGAGGCCAAAGTCGCCTAACAAGATCACATGTCGGCACAAAACCGTCGCAAGTCCAGCATAGTTAGGCACACACGCTACATCGCTGTGACGGCTTCAGAATTTCTGTCATGAGAAACCTGCAACACCCAATCCCAACCTTGACACTTCATCTCGACGCAAGGTCAGAATCTCCACACCGCTTTTTGTAACTGCAACAGTATGTTCGAACTGGGCGGAGAGCTTTCGGTCTTTGGTCACGACTGTCCAGCCGTCGTCTTTGGTCATAACCAACCGCGTACCCTGATTGATCATGGGCTCTATGGTAAAAACCATCCCTTCCTTGAGTGCTGGGCCTGCTCCTCGCTTTCCGAAATTAAGCACTTGCGGTTCTTCATGCATCTCGCGACCGATCTGTTTAGTCCCGGGATTTGATGGATTGGATTAATGATGAATCTTTCTGGCTCTGAAGTCCAGATTTTGCAGACATATTCGTAAGGTGTGAGCCCATTGAGGGTCTTGAGCCTTCGCCCGAAATTATACGCTGCCATGAAGTCGTTGAGGTGGATCTTCAACTGCTCATGGCTGTCGTCATGGAAGCGTTTGACGGTTGCTTCCTTGATGGTCCGGTTCATCCGCTCAACCTGACCGTTCGTCCAGGGATGGTTTGGTTTCGTGAGACGGTGTTCGATCCCGTGGGCTTCGCAGATCATGTCGAAGCGCATGGGACGCGACCAGGCCGTATTGCGATTACGGGGTTGGTCAGCGAACTGAATCCCATAGCACATCGGGAAGCTCTTTTGCAGAGTTCACCTATCTGGCCTTAAGGCCAGATAGGTGGCCACGGACCGGGCGATATGTCTCCACAATGATGGTGTCCAGCCACACAGGGGAGATAACCGGCCGTGACCAGACCCAACCCTACACCGACAACAGCTGTTCTCGTCGCTATCGATGTTGCCAAATCACGCAATGAAGTCTTGATTGAGGTGCCCGGTAATCGACGGCGTCGACGCCTGACTGTGGCCAACACGCGCACAGAACATGACCGTTTCATTGCAGAACTGCAGGCCCTGGCACCGCGGCCGGTCATTGTTGGCTTCGAACCGACCGGACATTATCATCGTCCGCTGGCCTGGCGCCTCGTGCAGGCCGGGTTTGATGCACGCCTGATTTCTTCGGTCGCTCTGGCCCGCACGCGAGAGGCGCTGCACAACGGCTGGGACAAGAATGACCCCAAGGATGCACAGGTCATCCTGCACATGCTCCAGATTGGCGCAGCCAAACCATATCATGATCCTCTTGCCAACGAGATCAACAACATTCAGGAATTGTCCGTTACCCATGAAGTGATTTCCCGTGCCAAAACCGAGGTCCAGCACCGGATCCTTACCCACTATCTGCCTCTCTATTTTCCGGAAATTGAGCGCTTCAAGGGCAACACGCGCAGCGACTGGTTCTTTGCCCTCCTTGAGCAATTTCCTGTTCCAGCTGCTATTACCGCGCTCAGCAAGGAGGCGTTTGTTGCTGCCGCCTGGAGTGTTGTTGGGCGCAAGGTCAGTAAATCTCGTCTTCTGGGTGATATCTGGGAAACAGCTCATAGATCGATTGCGCTGCCTGTTTCTCCGGATGCCCCAGCGATCGAGATGTTCCGGGTCGTCCTAGGCGAGGCGCGAAGGCTGATCGCGCAACGTGATGCGATCGAGGAAGCTGCGATTGACCTACTCGGCGATCACAGCGACTTTCAACGCTTGCAGCAGGTGCCGGGGATCGGGCCAATCCATGCCCTGACGATTCTTGCCGAGGCAGGCGACCTGCGGCGATTTCGTCATCACCGGCAATTTCTGAAATTCTGTGGTCTTGACCTGTCAACCTATCAGTCAGGCCAATATCGCGGCAAAACCAAGCTGTCCAAACGCGGCAACGCGCGTCTGCGACGGACACTGTGGATGGCGGCACAGGTCGCCATTCGCCAGCGTGAGAACAGCTTCCGTGACAAGTTCGACCGCTATGTGGCCAGGGACCGGCATGATCCGGACCTGCGCCGCAAGGCGTTCACAGCCATCACCGCAAAGATGGGGCGCGTTGTGCACGCGATCATCAAACGCGGTGACGATTACCGGCCTTTCGTCGAAGGGCCGGTGCCAGGTGGAGGAACCCCTCTCTATTGGTGCCATGAGGGCGCATCTGCGACCCTGTAGATAATGTTAGGGTCTTCCACCTGGGTTTTCGCATCCCATCTTCAGGACGGTTAGGGCCACGGCACCAACATGCCGCACTGGACCCTGTGTTTGCTATGGCCGGGAGCGCCCTTATTTTGCGGTGGAGACCGCCTGGTTTTTGCTTGCAGTATTTTTCAACGACAGTGCAAACTGCCGATGGAGACGTGTTGCCAAATCGACCGGATGCTTCCCGATATAGGACGTTATCTGGCGCGACTGGGTCTTCCCGTGCCGGGACAGAATGTTCGGCTTTTTCTGGTCGACAATATCTATACGCATTTCGAGCGGGAAGAGAACGCGCAGGATCTACGCGGTAAGCTGGAGGACGACCTCGTACGGATCCACGCCGTCACGGCAGACGCCACGTCGCGCAGCCTGGTCATCATGAACGAGAGCTTCAATTCCACGACGGCGGACGATGCTGTGCAACTGTCGGCCGCCATTCTGAAATCACTGATTGAGCGCGACCTCATCTGCGTCTGCGTGACGTTTCTCGATGAAATCGCAAGCCTGTCAAAGACCATCGTCAGTATGGTCAGCACCGTCGATCCGAACCAAAACGACGTCCGCACATACAAAGTGCTCAGACGCCCATCCGACGGGCGGGTCTATGCCGCGTCGGTCGCGCATAAATATCAGGTCACAGGAGCGGATATCCGGCGGCGTCTCGGTGCGGCGCCTCGGGAAGGAGTTATCGCATCATGAAGGCGCATCTTTTGTTCCAGGATCGGGATCTCGATCTCAATGCCGGAGTTCCGCCGCAGTCCGACGCGCTGGTCAATGATTTACGACTGAGTGTCGTGTTCGACGCGATGGCGGCCGGAGACGCGGTGATTGCGAAAATCGTGCCCCATGTCGTGCTCGACACATTGATCGATGAAGATGCAATCCGATACCGACAAGAGATTGTCGCGGAAAGCCTCGGTCAGGAAGAACTTATTCGCGAACTCTATTCCCTTGCATCGGATGCTATCGAGGCCGAGCGCAAGAGCTATCTCCATGGCGGGTTTCGGTCGCCCGGCAGCATCGTATTCGAGGCGGTCGGCGTCCTGAAATTGCTGCTGGGCACGCTGATGAGGCTGCGAACGATCAGTGAAGCACGAAAGGATCAGGCGACGTCTCGTGGACTACGCGTTTTATTCGAGACGCTGTCTCGCGAACTGGACGATGCGTTCTTCGACAAGTTGCATGGTTATCTGCATGAATTGAGCCGCACGCGGATGTTGTTCACCGCGAAGTTGGGGCTCGGGAACAAGGCGATCGATTATGTCCTGCGGAAACCGCTCCCGCCTGAGGGGAACTGGCTCGCACGCGCCTTCGCGCCTCGCCCGGAAGGATATACGTATCGACTGAGCGAGCGCGATGAGGCGGGCGCCCGGGCGTTGAGCGACATCCGGGACCGAGCCCTCAATCGTGCCGCGGATGCACTGGGTCAGGGACGGGATCATGTCCTGGCGTTTCTCAATGCGTTGAGGAACGAACTGGCGTTCTATATCGGGGCGATCAACCTGCATGCGCGCCTGGTGGAACTGGGTCTGCCCACTTGTCTGCCCGAGATGCGCTCCCCTGACGATCATCAGTATTCAGCGGAAGGGCTGTATGATGTGGCGCTTGCTCTCGCCTCTGGCGAGAGTGTCGTGGGCAATGACATCGATGCGACAGGCCAGCGACAGACGGTCATCGTCACGGGGGCCAACCAGGGCGGCAAATCCACGTGTCTGCGGAGCATCGGGCTATCGTTCGTCATGGGACAGTCCGGGCTGTTTATGGGCGCGACGGCCCTGCGCACGGGGGTCGTCACCGGCGTGTTCACGCATTTCAAGCGCGAAGAGGACCGGGGGCTCGAAAGCGGAAAGTTCGACGAAGAACTGCGTCGGATGAGCGATCTGGTCGACCACCTACATCCCCATGCGGTCGTGCTGTTCAATGAGTCCTTCGCCGCGACCAACGAACGGGAAGGATCGGAGGTTTCGCGCGAAATCATCGAAGGGCTTCTGGATTCTCATGTCCGCGTGTTTTACGTCACGCATCAATATGGCTTTGCCCATCGCTTCTTCGAAGCGCATCAGGATACGGCTCTCTTCCTCCGCCCGGAGCGGCTCGGGACCGGGGAGCGGACGTTTCGCATGCAGCCCGGTGAGCCGCTGACCACCAGTTATGGTCAGGACCTCTATCGGCACATCTTCGGGCAGGATTTGCCAGCCTGGGGGGTGATGATAACCCAGGCGGCGTAGCAGGTGGCCCCTTAGTGATGTGTGAGGATCGGCAGGGTTTCGTGCGCGAGAATATCTTGTGTGGCGCCCCCAAAAAGCCATTCCAGGAAACGCGGGTGGGTATAAGCGCCCATAATCAGCAGATCCGCGTTGGCCGTGAGGGCATGTTCACGGATGTGTTCACCAGCATGACCATCGGTGACCGAGAAGCGATCGACTGCCACGGGTACGCCAGCATCTTGCAGATCCTTGATGATATCCGGGGTATTTTCGACATGCCGCCGTCCGTCTTCGCCAATCAAGAACGTTACCTGTTGTGCCGTTCTCAACAGGCGATCTGCTTGGCCCAGCACGTCCTGCAAGGCAGACGACGGCCTCCACGCGATGACCGGGCGTAACCCCACAGTGTCGAACCGCTGCAACGGTGCGATCAGCACGGTGGCTTCGGCGTCATAAAGTGCTGCTGCGAACGCTTTGTGAACTTCAGCGCGATCGTGACGGAGCGGGCGGCTCAGGACAACCAGATCAGCGCGTCCTGCCTCGATGGCTACAATTTTTCGCACATCGCCGGCGATTTCCATCCATTGCGCGCGTACCGTGCCATCATGATCCTGGATCCAGCGCGCTGCTATGTCGCGCAAGGCGTCTGATCGCTGCGTCGTCTCTTGTATGAAGGCCTCTCGTTCCGCATGCGTCGGAATGCCTTCATCGAGGGATTGAAAATCCGGATTGGTGTCCAGGCGCGGATGTAAAATGACAATGTGGCTTTCAGGCAGTCGGCTCGCGATCTCGCCAGCTGCGTGGAGCGTGTTGATCGCCGTGTTCTCTCGGTCCAAAATCGCTAGAATGAGCATTGTCGCCCTCCCATGATTTTTGAATGTGTCAAAAATTAAAAACGAGCAGGAAAGCGTCGTGCACGTCTATCCAGCATGCAAAAATCGTCAGCCTCGCGGTACTTTCCAAGGAAATTCTACATCCCGCAACGTGATTGTGAACGCGGGTTCAACTGCTATCCGTGCATCTGATTATGAGGTGGTTAGATATGATGTTTGCGGCAAGATGCCTAGCGCACCAGGAGGGCGACGCCGGTTCGATATCTGGCCGTTCTGCGCTCGATCCTTAGTATTCCGATAGTCTGGACGGCTTCTGTCATGGCACTGCTGGCGAGCTGAACCGGGCCAACGCCCTGCTCGATTTGAGGGCCGCTTTCGGGACATGGGCGACACTGAGTATACGACCGACATGAGGCGTACGCAGTCAGTCTGGTTTAGGTTACAACCCCCGGTCGGGACATTCCATACAAACAAGATTCAGGCGGCGATGCGATGTAGATCGGCATCGCCGTATATCCTGCACCCATCGCCTGCCTGATCGACCAGCCGGACCATTGCCGTTGCGACGGTCTGCGCCTGAATGGCGCCATACCGCGATAGCTTTCCTACCATGAGCGGCGCCACGACCGCTGTCAGTCGCTGGCCGACCGCTTCCATTGGTCGTGTTTCCGCCCGCTGACCCAGCAGCATGCCGGAGCGGACGATGTCCATACGTCTGAACCCTAGCGCCTCGATATCACGCTCGATCCTGCCTTTGGTCCGAAGATAAAAACCGGGGCCACCGGCTCCCACCGAAGACACGAGAATGAACTGGCGCGCGCCTAGGGCATGGGCACCCCGGGCGAAGGCGAGGACGTAGTCCTGATCGACATGGAACATGGTGGCCTGCGACCCGGCAGTGCGAATGGTCGTCCCCAGACAGGAAATCGCCACGTCAGCGCCACTCGGCGCTACGTCACGTAGCGTCATTTCGGGCGCCATGCACAGACGCTCGAAGTCGATGACATGGTCGAAACCGGGTGTTCTCCGGCGCGTCAGACTGGTGACGACGGTGTCGGGACGCGGGGCAAGACCGGCCTCGACAAAATGTCCGACGAGACCAGTCGCACCGGCCAGCAGAACGCGTGTTGTCATCAGTATGACTCTCCCTGCGTTTATCGCAGCAGAAAATTCGTGATGAACGCAGCCAGCTTTCCAAAAGGAGGCTGAAGCAGTGTTGCTGCGTTGAAGCGACCCTGTCTGTAAACACCCCGCGCATGCGTGAGTGCGATGAAGCCCTCCTTCCCGTGATACGCCCCGATGCCGCTGTCTCCCACACCGCCGAATGGCAGGTCGTCCTGTGCGATATGCAGCAGGGTACCATTAAGAGTGACGTTTCCTGACACCGTCCGGCTGAGCACCCTGTTACGGGCTGTGCCGTCATCGCCAAAATAATACAGCGCCAGAGGTCGGGGGCGTGCATTGATGAACGCAATCGCCTCATCCAGCGTGCGATAGGTCTGCACGGGCAGGACAGGGCCGAAAATCTCCTCCTGCATCGCCGCCATCTGCGGGGTCACATCCACCAGCAGAACAGGAGCAAGGACATGATCGGCAGTTGAATCGCTGCCCATCCGGATGACGCGTGCGCCCCGCGTCTCCGCATCGCGGACCAGACTGCTCAGGCGTTCGTAGTGGTGCTGGTTGAGGATGGCGGTATAATCCGCAGACCCTGCATAACCGCCCGGATAAAGCTTCTTCACTGCGGCCTGATAGGCGCTGGCGAAAGCGCCCTTATCGTTTTCGTGCAGCAGCACATAATCCGGCGCAATGCAGGTCTGTCCGGCATTGGTCAGCTTGCCGAACGCCATGCGCTCCGCCACCCGCGTCATGGAAAAGCCGGGTTCGATCACCACCGGAGACTTGCCCCCCAGTTCGAGCGTGACCGGGGTCAGGTTCCGCGCGGCAGCGACAGTCACTTTTTTCCCAACTGCCGTGCTACCGGTGAAGAGGAGATGATCGAATGGCAGCGCCGAAAACGCAGCACCCGTTTCCACTGCCCCCATCACCACCGAGACCCGCTCCGGCGGAAAGACGGCCTGGACGATTTCTCCGATCACCGCCGATGTGGCCGGTGTGAATTCCGACGGCTTGAGCATGGCGCGGTTTCCGGCGGCAATGGCAGTCGCCAGTGGCACAAGGGCGAGCGTGACCGGATAATTCCACGGTCCGATAATCCCCACCACCCCAACCGGCTGACGGACCACCCAGGCGCGACCAAAGCGGAAATAGGGAGAAACATGGCGCCACTCCCGCTTCATCCAATGCCCCACATGCCGGATCATATAGTTGATCGACTGCACCAGCGGGATCAGTTCCACGATGGCGCTTTCTCGCTCCGACCGCTGACCGAAATCAATCTTCAGGGCACGAACGATCTCTATGCGTCGCTTCAGGATTTCCGCTTTCAGACGCCACAGGTCAGCCCGACGCTGCTGCGCACCAGGCGGTCCGGCACGCAGGAACGCGGCGCGCTGGCGCTCAAGGAGACGAGACAGATCGGCGGAGGAGGTCTGCGCTGAGACAGTATCGGACATTGCGTCCTCAATGTTTACAGGAGAAACTCATGCGGGCAGGATAGAAACTCTGACGATCCACTGTCAACGAAAGTTTCTTGTGTAAACATGGACCTCACGAATGAGTGAAACGAAAGACCGCCCCTATCATCACGGCAATCTGCGCCGCGTCCTGATCGACACGGCGCTTGCCATGCTGGCCGCTGACCAGAACTGGGCCTTCACCCTGCGCGAGGTCGCCCGCCGCACCGGTGTCAGCCACGCCGCGCCCTACAAGCATTTTCGTGACCGGGAGGAGCTTCTGCGCGAACTGGCCCGGATCGGCTTTGTGCAGCTTGGGGAGGTCATGGAGGATGCGATCGTCAAGGACGCGCTGTCCATGCGCGCAAAATTCATCGCAGGGGCCGCCGCCTGTATCGCGTTCGCGGTGTTTAATCCCGGTCTTTACCGCCTGATGTTCAGTTCGGACGCCGACAAGACAGCGGACCCGCATCTGCATGACGCTGCTATGAGAATATTCCGGATTCTTCTGCAACTTCTGGAAGACGGACAACGGGACGGCAGTTTCCGGCCGGTCGCCCTCAATGCGCAGGCGGCCGCAAGCTGGGCGCAGGTGCACGGACTGGCCATGCTGGCCATTAGTGGACAGCTTCTTGAAGAGAAGGTTGGCCCGGAACCAGTTCGGGCAGCACTTGACGTGTTGCTGGATGGCGTGTGTCGCGAAAAATGACCGGAGAAGGCGGAAGCGGTCGCTTTTCACGCTTCCCACACCTACTCACCTGGTAGCACCATCCCTGGACAGCCCTCTGATCACCAGCAGCAGGGCCGCACGTTCATGGGGCGATCCAGCAACTGACATGTCCCTGATCGGATGGCATTGACTCATGCGGAAAGCATATTATGGTATTAACATTCCATAACTGATTAGGTTCACCATGGCCCGCCCGAGAGAGTTTGACGAAGACCGTGTGCTTGATGCCGCCATGGAGACCTTCTGGCGCAAGGGCTATGAGGGGACTTCGGCGCAAGACCTCGTTGACGCCACGGGCCTCGGACGCGGCAGCCTCTACGCCGCCTATGCGAACAAGCAAGGTATCTTCGAGCAGGCACTGCGGCGTTACCACAAGCGCGCGCAAGGTCATGTCGATCAGCTCCGGGAATCGGGTTCGCCTGTCGAGCACCTTCGGGAACTTATGCAGGGAATTGTCGATGCCGATCTTGGAGCATCAGAGAAACGCGGATGCCTCGCCACCAACAGCGCCATCGAGGTCGCCAGCCGCGATCCGCATATTGCCGATCTGGTGCGCGAAAATTTCAACATCCTGACGCGCGGCATCGAGGAAACGATCCGGCGCGGTCAGGACGCTGGCGAAATCCGCTCCACCACTGATGCCGAAACGCTGGCGCTTTTTGTCTTCAATGCCGTGCAGGGGCTGCGTGTGCTTACCAGCACGGCCTCCGCGCAGGATCGCGGCAAACTGACCACGATCATCGACCAGACTTTGACCGCCCTGACCTGACTCTTTTTTGGTCAGTTATGGAACGGCCATTAAACAATATCCACAACATCACAGGAGCTACCCATGACAGAGAATAATCCCCCCGTTTCAGTTGCCGTCCTCGGCACCGGCCTTATCGGAGCAGCCGTCGCCCGCAATCTCGCCCGCAAAGGATTTCATGTCCGTGCGTGGAATCGCACGGCAGAGAAGGCCCAAGTACTCACGGCCGACGGTGCGCAAGCCTTCGACAATC from Kozakia baliensis encodes:
- a CDS encoding IS3 family transposase (programmed frameshift) → MAVKQTKEFRREAVRIALNSGLSRKRVATDLGIGKSTLGHWVSQYRTADLSTPEPQADLARENERLRLENRVLREERKILKKGHAVLRETKAMRFAFICEHRDRWSIDRLCRVLRVSTRGYRAWISRPVCQRQRTDLKVLAHIREHYALSNQTYGRPRMTAELKEAGLNVGERRVGRLMKVNGIRPVRTRRHKVTTDSRHALAFADNVINGNFLANAPNRKWAGDISYIWTNEGWLYLAVVIDLFSRRVIGWVASDRMKKDIAIRALEMAVRLRNPSPGCVFHSDRGSQYCSHDFQKKLTECRMVPSMSGKENCFDNAAVETFFKTLKAELLWRQIWPTRRQATAVIFQYINGFYNPQRRHSYLGSIRTLAFEAKVA
- a CDS encoding MutS-related protein, translating into METCCQIDRMLPDIGRYLARLGLPVPGQNVRLFLVDNIYTHFEREENAQDLRGKLEDDLVRIHAVTADATSRSLVIMNESFNSTTADDAVQLSAAILKSLIERDLICVCVTFLDEIASLSKTIVSMVSTVDPNQNDVRTYKVLRRPSDGRVYAASVAHKYQVTGADIRRRLGAAPREGVIAS
- a CDS encoding IS110 family RNA-guided transposase, which translates into the protein MTRPNPTPTTAVLVAIDVAKSRNEVLIEVPGNRRRRRLTVANTRTEHDRFIAELQALAPRPVIVGFEPTGHYHRPLAWRLVQAGFDARLISSVALARTREALHNGWDKNDPKDAQVILHMLQIGAAKPYHDPLANEINNIQELSVTHEVISRAKTEVQHRILTHYLPLYFPEIERFKGNTRSDWFFALLEQFPVPAAITALSKEAFVAAAWSVVGRKVSKSRLLGDIWETAHRSIALPVSPDAPAIEMFRVVLGEARRLIAQRDAIEEAAIDLLGDHSDFQRLQQVPGIGPIHALTILAEAGDLRRFRHHRQFLKFCGLDLSTYQSGQYRGKTKLSKRGNARLRRTLWMAAQVAIRQRENSFRDKFDRYVARDRHDPDLRRKAFTAITAKMGRVVHAIIKRGDDYRPFVEGPVPGGGTPLYWCHEGASATL
- a CDS encoding histidine phosphatase family protein, producing MSQDHRSPVLKAPETTCRLVLVRHGAVPGIAPPTFRGTQELALTEAGQQQARLTGRYLASLDDVKTVLSSPLGRCSDTASCLARPHGLSPILLPELTDMNYGAWQGRSHEEVQSADPKAYDAWMTTPDIAVIPDGDTLDAVAVRVMTALSPIVASADGTIIVVTHDSIIRVVILSILELPLRRYWHFRSDPCGISAFEAKGAGWLVQHINECGHLHPGGAST
- a CDS encoding dynamin family protein; translated protein: MNIRRYQNYKYQLADVLRAVPWHSEHALRNRELFERLSEDRFNLAVVGRYSRGKSTLMNAMMGTDRLPMGREPLTSVITSVVYGSVAQAVLRFAGTSLIEDIPLSRLTDYITERGNPGNVRRVAEAEIQLPAEILRQGFRFVDTPGLGSRIRANTHTTQAFLEQIDAFILVSGFDGTVTADETALLSEIHRSGRPLFAVLNKADLAHRIDHDLITRQFRTAITDAGFDPQTPIFALTAREALVARLRHDNAALEVSGVLPLERSLIDFLLHDRQSVFLQSMCDRIGAALDEETGDGTDAAQARLMSLRACIAHDQDDETGLPIGHPTLPDDLPGCAICEHVERSVFHYLTALQHNLRIHAPTRDNFLSAGGLCPDHARAFSNLAAPREVCTAFGPLLLQKAQRLRQRAEEQINHSGDSLLLVERATCPACDVAARRAADFLSKFAVDLEDGRAKFEDRAGLCEPHFEALLSRVPDISLHDKLLHFQAAVLERRGDDMLRFALRQDACRRDVMTASEKNAAQFGLETTVGRPNAVHDHAAAPAANRSEKEKVS